In the Helicobacter colisuis genome, TTCTCATCTTTTTCTACCTCTAAGGTAATATGCTTTGATTCTTTACTATCAAGATTAAGCACTTTTTTAACCCTCATTTTTTCATCCAAAACAAGAATTTTTAGATTTTTTTGTGGCAAAAACTCTAAATCTCCAATCCCTTCAAACTCCGCCCCAAAAGCAAAAATACCAACCCAAGCTAAAAATAAAATTTGTCTTATCATTGCTAAATCAAAATTCTCTCCCATCAAAGTTTTAAAATTTATCATTATACAAGTAAATAAAAGATAGAATACTTAATTTTAAATTCCAAAAAACAAAAAATAATTTAAAAGTGGCTAGAGTAAAATGAGAGATGTTATTGAGGCGTTATTTTTTAGAGAACTAAAAACGCGTTTTGGAAAAAACCGAAGATTAGGGTATTTTTGGGTCATTGGTGAGCCTATGACACATATCCTCTTTTTTCTTATTGTTTTTACTCTCATTCGCGCAAGATCTATTCCACAAGTCCCAATTGAAATGTTTTTAGTAACAGGATTTGTGCCCTTTTTTATGTTCAGAAATATCGTAACACAGATTATGGCTGGAGTGCAAGCCAATCGCGCACTCATTGCTTACAAACCTGTTAAACCCATTCATATTTTCATAGCTAGAGCACTTTTAGAAATGGGGATTTATTTTTCTGTTTTTATCCTTTTTATGGTGTTATTTGGCTGGTTTTTGGATTTGCCGATTCTCCCCATTCATTTTTTGGAAGTTTTTATTGCCTTTTTGGGATTGGCTTTTTTAGGCTTTTCTCTAGGGGTTTGCTTGGCTTTTTTAAATAGCGAGTTAGAATACGCGCAAATTTTTATTAACTATGGAATAAATATCTTGTATTTTGGATCGGCTGTTTTATATCCTTTGTGGATTCTTCCTGATCATATTGTAGAATTCCTGCTTTATAACCCTGTTTTACAATTTCTTGAGCTTTTAAGAGAAAATTATTTTGATGGTTATCCAAAGATTGAAGGTATTAATTTTGCCTATCCCTTTTCATTTAGTATTATTTTGCTTTTTATTGGGCTTTGGTTTTATTATTTCCGCTACAAATATCTAGGACAAATCCGATGATACAGCTTAAAAATCTCACCAAATCCTACCCACTTAATAGTGGCAAAAGACATTATGTCTTTAAAGATCTAAACTTCACTTTCCCTGATAATTGTAGCATTGGATTAATGGGCAGAAATGGCGCAGGTAAATCCACTTTAATGCGAATCCTAGGGGGTATGGATATGCCTGATAAGGGCAAGGTAATCACTGATAAAAAAATCTCTTTCCCTATTGGGCTTGGCGCATTTTTTCAAGGCACACTCACTGCAAGAGATAATATTAAATTTCTTACACGCGTTTATGGTTACAAAGGTGAAGCACTCAAAGAGAAAATTGCCTTTGTAGAAGAATTTGCCGAGCTTGGAAAATTCTTTGATGAACCTGTTAATGTGCTTTCATCGGGAATGAGAGCTAGAGTCTCTTTTGGAATGAGTATGGCGTTTGATTTTGATTATTATCTCATTGATGAAGCAGGAGCCGTTGGTGATCCAGCCTTCAAAAAAAAGAGTGCAAAACTTTATCAAGAAAAACTCAGCAAATCTAAGGTCATTCTTGTTTCTCATAGTCTTTCAGAGATTCGCAAATGGTGCGATAAAATCATTCATCTTGATAATGGAGTGGTAACAATTTATGATGATGTGGAAGAAGGCATTAAAGCCTATCAAGGAAAATAAATGGAAAAGTTAAAAATCTTGTTTCAAAAGCCAAAGGCACAAAAAATTTCAACCTATCTAAAAAGCTTTAAAATCGTATATATTCTTATGATTCCAGTGATTTTATATTATTTATTCTTTGCTGCAGATAGGTATGTGAGCTCTATTATTTTAAGTGTGCGTTCAATGAGCAATGATATTGCCCCCGTTAGCGGTTTGGCTTCACTTGTAGGAATTAACGCGGGTGCTAGAGAAGATGTTCTCTTTTTGCAAGAATACATTCACTCACTAGATATGCTAAAGATTCTAGAGAAAGAAGTGCATCTAAAACTTCTCTACCAAGCACAAAAAAAAGATCCTTTTTTTGCGCTCACACAACAATCAAGTCAAGAAGATTTTCTTAAGTTTTATCAAAATCGAGTTAAAATCATCTTTGATGATGTTTCTGGACTCTTAAAAGTTGAAGTTGAAGGTTTCACTCCCCAAGATTCAGAAATGATTGCTAATGCAATCTTAAAAGAATCCGAACGCTTTGTGAATGAAGTTTCTCATAAGGCTGCTAGAGAGCAAATGGCATTTGCCGAAAAAGAATTACTGAAAGCCAAAGAACGATTGCAAAATGCCAAAAACAATCTTTTAGCTTTCCAAGCGCGTTATGGAGTTTTTGATCCCCTAAAACAAGCTGAAGCTAAAGCAAGCCTTACTAACACGATTGAAAGTCAAATTTCTACCAAAGAAACCGAACTTGCCACGATGCGTAGCTATCTTAACGAAGATGCTCCTCAAATCGTGATGTTAAAATCCGAAATTGACGCACTAAAAAAACAGCTTGACAAAGAAACTTCCAAGATTGTCTCCACCAAAAGCAGCAAAAGATTAAACGATCTTGCCGCAAAGTTTCAAGATCTAACCATTGAAGCACAATTTGCACAAGATGCTTACACAGTGGCGCTAACCTCCATAGAAACCACACGCATTGAATCAAGCCGTAAAATCAAACAGCTTGTTGTGATTCAAGGGGCAAACAAACCAGAATCCCCAACCTACCCAAGAACACTGTATAATATCATCACTATTTTTGTCATTCTTTCAGTGATATATGGAGTCGTTAAACTAATTACCATGATTATAGAGGAGCACAGATACTAATGAAAAAATTATTCCAAATCTTATTAATAACTATTTTTGCTACACATTTTGCTTATGGAGTTGATGTTTCTTCTATCACGGGTATTCCCAGCACTTCTGCCACTCAAAATACTCCAATGGATTTGCAAATCTCAAATCCCAGTACCACACCTAATGCTTCCACGCAAACGATGCAGACTGCTCAAATCCCCATTCTCCCACCTGTATTTGGTGCAAATCTCTTTAATGGAAACTTTACTAAAGCCTCTCAATCTCTTTATAATCCTGATTACAAAATTGCCATTGGCGATAAGATTAACTTTAGAATGTGGGGGGCAGTTGAATTTCAACAAGAATTAATGGTGGATTCACAAGGCAATGTTTTTGTGCCTGGAGTAGGCGCAATCAATTTGCTTGGAGTGCGCAATGGAGATCTTGTTAAAGTATTAAAACAAGGTATTTCTAAGATTTACAAAAAAAATGTATTTGTTTATGCTGATATGAATGTTTATCAAAATGTCTCGGTTTTTGTAACTGGAAGTGTTAATAAACCCGGACTCTATCAAGGACTAAGCTCTGATTCCATTATTCAATATTTAGACAAAGCCTCTGGAATCAATCTGGATTATGGAAGTTTTAGAAATATTGAGATTCTAAGGGATAATAAAGTGGCTTTACAGGTGGATTTGTATGATTTTCTCTTTAGTGGAAAAATGAAACTTTTTCCTTTTAGAACGGGCGATGTAATTTTAGTAAAAAACCTTGAAAGCTATGTTTTTGTCCAAGGTGATGTGCAGAAACCTTTTAGATTTGAATTAAAAGATGATATTAAAACCCTAGAAGATCTTGCAAGAATCTCTGGAGCAAAACCTATTGTAACTAATGCAATTGTGCGTTCCTATCTTGCTAACAATAAAATCGATATTAACTCTTACAAGCAAAAAGAATTTGCAAGTGTTGCTTTAAAAGTCGGCGATGAAGTAGAGTTTCGCCCTGATTATAGCGCAGAAAATATTACCATTGAAATTCAAGGTGAGCATAATGGAATGCACTCAATGGTTGTTAAAAAGGGCACTACCCTTGCAGAAGTTGCACTTAAAATCAAACCCAACCCACAATCTAATCTAGATGCCATTCAAGTCTTCCGCCAAAGCGTTTCCCAAACGCAGAAAAAACTCATTGAAGCTCAATTAAAAGAACTAGAAACTCTAGCACTCACCTCCTCATCTGTAACCGCCCAAGAAGCTTCTATGCGTGCAAGTCAATCTAAAATGGTGCTTGAATTTATTGAGCGCGCAAAAAGTCTCACACCAAAGGGTCAAATTGTGCTTGAAAACAAAAGTGCCTATGCCACTACGGTTCTTGAAGAAGGGGATGTTATTAATATCCCAACTAAAAACAATCTTGTCTTGGTGCAAGGAGAAGTGGCATTGCCTGGTGCTTTTATCTATGAAGAAGACAAAAATCTTAACTATTATATTAAGCTTGCTGGAGATTTCACAGAAAGAGCTAATAAAAAGCGTATTCTTGTTATTCGCGCCAATGGAAAAGCAGAACGCTATGATTCAAGCTGGTATTCCTTTGCAAGTGCGCCAAGTCTCAAACCAGGCGATTCCTTGCTTGTCTTACCTGCCATTGAAACAGGTAGAGGATTGCAAATCACAAGTGTCTTAGCGCAAATTCTTTATCAAATTGCTATTGCTACAAGCGTAGTTTTAGATATTAACAAATAATTAATTCATGCAGCTAAAAGAGGTCATACAACAATTTCAGAATCGCAAAATTCTCCTTTTGCAAGGTCCTGTTGGACCCTTTTTTTATCGTTTTGCCAAGCTATTGTCCTTAAAAAATCAAATTTACAAAATTAATTTTAATGGAGGAGATTTTCTTTTTTATCCCTTGAAGGCTAAATCCTATCGTGGTTCCCTAGCTAACCTTGAAACTTTTTTACAAGAATTTTGCAAAACCTATCATATTGATTGCGTGATTATGTTTAATGATTGTCGCCCTATTCATAAAATTGGAGTAAAAGTTGCCCAATCGCTCAATCTCCAAACTTATATTTTTGAAGAAGGTTATATCCGACCTAATTTCATCACTTTTGAAAAAGATGGTGTCAATGCCAATTCCACTTTACCTAAAGATTCAAATTTCTACCTTACTTACAAAAACAAACCCGCTCAAGAAGAAAAAAATGTCCAACATAGCTTTAGAAATATGGCTTGGTTTTCCTTTCTTTATTGGTTTGGGGCTTTTTTATTAGGCTGGTATTTTAACAACAAACTCCACCATAGGAGCTTGAGCTTTACAGAAATGTTTCCTTGGTTTTTATCGCTTTTTAGAAAACATTGGTATCGCTTTAGCCAAAAGGAAGATAGAGATTTTATTTTAGATTCTAAGAAAAACTATTTTGTTGTTGTCTTGCAAGTCTATAATGATACGCAAATCAAAAATCATTTTGAAGGCAGACGAATTGAGAATTTTATCAAAAACTCTATCCGATCTTTTGCAAAATATTCCAAAAAACAACATTTTCTAGTCATCAAACACCATCCAATGGATAGAGGCTATAAAAACTATAAAAAATTCATCAAAAGACAAACGCGCAAATACAATGTAAGTCAAAGAGTGATTTACATTCACGATATCCATCTTCCAAC is a window encoding:
- a CDS encoding ABC transporter permease, giving the protein MRDVIEALFFRELKTRFGKNRRLGYFWVIGEPMTHILFFLIVFTLIRARSIPQVPIEMFLVTGFVPFFMFRNIVTQIMAGVQANRALIAYKPVKPIHIFIARALLEMGIYFSVFILFMVLFGWFLDLPILPIHFLEVFIAFLGLAFLGFSLGVCLAFLNSELEYAQIFINYGINILYFGSAVLYPLWILPDHIVEFLLYNPVLQFLELLRENYFDGYPKIEGINFAYPFSFSIILLFIGLWFYYFRYKYLGQIR
- a CDS encoding ABC transporter ATP-binding protein; translated protein: MIQLKNLTKSYPLNSGKRHYVFKDLNFTFPDNCSIGLMGRNGAGKSTLMRILGGMDMPDKGKVITDKKISFPIGLGAFFQGTLTARDNIKFLTRVYGYKGEALKEKIAFVEEFAELGKFFDEPVNVLSSGMRARVSFGMSMAFDFDYYLIDEAGAVGDPAFKKKSAKLYQEKLSKSKVILVSHSLSEIRKWCDKIIHLDNGVVTIYDDVEEGIKAYQGK
- a CDS encoding capsule biosynthesis protein, whose amino-acid sequence is MEKLKILFQKPKAQKISTYLKSFKIVYILMIPVILYYLFFAADRYVSSIILSVRSMSNDIAPVSGLASLVGINAGAREDVLFLQEYIHSLDMLKILEKEVHLKLLYQAQKKDPFFALTQQSSQEDFLKFYQNRVKIIFDDVSGLLKVEVEGFTPQDSEMIANAILKESERFVNEVSHKAAREQMAFAEKELLKAKERLQNAKNNLLAFQARYGVFDPLKQAEAKASLTNTIESQISTKETELATMRSYLNEDAPQIVMLKSEIDALKKQLDKETSKIVSTKSSKRLNDLAAKFQDLTIEAQFAQDAYTVALTSIETTRIESSRKIKQLVVIQGANKPESPTYPRTLYNIITIFVILSVIYGVVKLITMIIEEHRY
- a CDS encoding polysaccharide biosynthesis/export family protein — its product is MKKLFQILLITIFATHFAYGVDVSSITGIPSTSATQNTPMDLQISNPSTTPNASTQTMQTAQIPILPPVFGANLFNGNFTKASQSLYNPDYKIAIGDKINFRMWGAVEFQQELMVDSQGNVFVPGVGAINLLGVRNGDLVKVLKQGISKIYKKNVFVYADMNVYQNVSVFVTGSVNKPGLYQGLSSDSIIQYLDKASGINLDYGSFRNIEILRDNKVALQVDLYDFLFSGKMKLFPFRTGDVILVKNLESYVFVQGDVQKPFRFELKDDIKTLEDLARISGAKPIVTNAIVRSYLANNKIDINSYKQKEFASVALKVGDEVEFRPDYSAENITIEIQGEHNGMHSMVVKKGTTLAEVALKIKPNPQSNLDAIQVFRQSVSQTQKKLIEAQLKELETLALTSSSVTAQEASMRASQSKMVLEFIERAKSLTPKGQIVLENKSAYATTVLEEGDVINIPTKNNLVLVQGEVALPGAFIYEEDKNLNYYIKLAGDFTERANKKRILVIRANGKAERYDSSWYSFASAPSLKPGDSLLVLPAIETGRGLQITSVLAQILYQIAIATSVVLDINK
- a CDS encoding capsule biosynthesis protein, translating into MQLKEVIQQFQNRKILLLQGPVGPFFYRFAKLLSLKNQIYKINFNGGDFLFYPLKAKSYRGSLANLETFLQEFCKTYHIDCVIMFNDCRPIHKIGVKVAQSLNLQTYIFEEGYIRPNFITFEKDGVNANSTLPKDSNFYLTYKNKPAQEEKNVQHSFRNMAWFSFLYWFGAFLLGWYFNNKLHHRSLSFTEMFPWFLSLFRKHWYRFSQKEDRDFILDSKKNYFVVVLQVYNDTQIKNHFEGRRIENFIKNSIRSFAKYSKKQHFLVIKHHPMDRGYKNYKKFIKRQTRKYNVSQRVIYIHDIHLPTLLKNALGCVVINSTTGLSSILHKCPTKVCGNAFYNIQGLTYQESLNKFWKAAKKYKINQTLFERFRSFLIDKVQINGSFYGNLS